GCCCGGCCCCTCCCGGGTTGGGGTTCCCGCACCCGACGTACTGCTTCGACACGACGGCCCTCGCGGAACTGCGGCGGGTGTGCCGCGGTCGTCGGGATGCCGTGCGGCCCGATGCAGGAGGCGTGCGGCAGCCTGTGATCGCGGGCTCTGCGGCCCGTCCCGGCGTCGTCGTCGTTGATGAGGGAGGGCGCACCCGCGCGGAGTCGAAGCGTGGTCCTCGCTCCGCCCGGCGACTGCCAGCGTGAACCCTGCGACGGGAGCCGCGACGTCGCCTATGTCAGAGGAGATCCCGGTACATACGACGACCATGGAGAACGCGGTAGACCCGGACGTAGGAGCGCAAGACCTTGTAGAAGATCAGATACTGGCCGCGGACGACGTAGCGGTAGCCGGCCTTGCGAAGACGCTCATCCCTGGGGCGCGCTCCTCGGGAGGAAAATGTTGCGAGACGCTCGAGTTCCGCCACGAGCTGGTCGATCAGCCGGGTCGTCGCGGCCGGGTCATCGCGAAGCAGGTAAGCCTGTATCTCGAGGAGATCGAGCTGGGCCCGGCGAAGAACCCGAACCGGGCGCTTCACCCGCGCGCCTTGCGAAGCACGGCGGCGAGCGTCTTCAGGGAAACGCCGCGATCCCCCTTGCGAACGTCGCTCTCGGCGGCTGCAAGCAGCTCGTAGAGTTTGAGTCGCGCCTGGTCACGTTCGTAGGCCGCCGCGCTCAGGACGACGAGGTCGTTCTC
This Deltaproteobacteria bacterium DNA region includes the following protein-coding sequences:
- a CDS encoding type II toxin-antitoxin system prevent-host-death family antitoxin; the protein is MPVIRPISDLRNKTPEIERICRKSGEPVFITKNGENDLVVLSAAAYERDQARLKLYELLAAAESDVRKGDRGVSLKTLAAVLRKARG
- a CDS encoding type II toxin-antitoxin system RelE/ParE family toxin, whose translation is MKRPVRVLRRAQLDLLEIQAYLLRDDPAATTRLIDQLVAELERLATFSSRGARPRDERLRKAGYRYVVRGQYLIFYKVLRSYVRVYRVLHGRRMYRDLL